CTGTTATTAGGGAAGTGTAATTCAGTTTTAACTGCTTTTGTTAGTCTCGTGGTTAGGTTACATAGAATTTTTCCTATTTGGAAAACAGATCTCAATTCTCTAGGCAGCGCACTGAGTTTAGTGTTAGTAGATTCTTCCAGTCTAAGTGGGGGCTCTGATTTAAAATGGAATGACCTTTTCTCCATTTTCCCTTGCTCTGGAACAGctggtttttctgttttgttttgttttgttttcctcccctgacaatctCCCACTCTTCTTGCGTAGTTACGACTTCACTTGGTTTGACTTTGACAGTGTTAAATAGTTACCTTTTCATTTTAGGTGGAAACCTATGGttcaatggaaaagaaagaacgTGTAGAATTTATCTTGGAGCAGATGAGACTCTGTCTAGCTGTAAAAGACTATATACGGACTCAAATTATcagcaaaaaaattaatacaaaattttttcaagaagaaaacacagaagtaaGTCATTGGAGAATttctctttctccccaccccatcccaatTTTAATCTGACATGCCTCTCTTCAGGTCCAAGTGTATTTGAATCCCTCTGTTTTCTGGGATTGAGTTGTATTTCATTTACATGATTCATGGAGCTGTATTAATTTGCTGTTTGATACTGTTTCAGAAACTAAAGTTGAAATACTACAACTTAATGATCCAGCTGGATCAACATGAAGGCTCCTACCTCTCCATTTGTAAGCACTACAGAGCCATTTATGATACTCCATGTATCCAGGCTGAAAGTGAAAAGTGgcagcaggtaaaaaaaaagttacatagaaaatgtctgtattttcatGTGGCAAGTAGCCATTTCATTACCAGATCAATTCACAGCAGATTAAATAGCTCATCGGTCtgttgttcttaattttttttaatggctataTAAACAAATTGGTTAGTTAAAACCTGATATAATAAGGTTGATTTCAAATGAATATTTATAACTAACATCATCATTATATTGTCTTTGAAATCTTGAGAATGTCTTGTCTGTTTTGTACAAGTGTGGAAATGAGAAACAGCTGTGCAAGTGTGGTCTAATTGATACTGTTGTGTATGCACAACAGATATTATGTATTTCAAAAGattctttttcatgtatttattttaaatactagaATTTTAGTTGACCTGAATcaatttaaatgtttcactttGAATGAAGGTTCATTTCTGCAAGATGACATCAATTTCACCTTAACTTCTTAATACATTGGGCTTAAGCCTTTTACATGTGAAACTCTAAGCATTGTGAGCAGTGTTTTCAATTCCTCTGTTTAATTATGGGAGAAAACCACACTCTTTCCTCTTAAACAGGCACTGAAGAGCGTTGTTCTTTATGTTATTCTTTCACCTTACGACAACGAACAATCTGATTTGGTGCACAGAATCAGTAGTGACAAAAAGTTAGAAGAAATCCCGAAGTATAAGTAAGTATGCTTTCTAATAAACAATtcttaggtaaaaaaaaaaaaaaagtctctctctcaAATCAACTGTGCAAGTGAAGTCTCTTTATGCTCAGTCTGCTGTAAGCTTCTCAGAATTTAATGCTGtatgaaaaatactgcaaaattttcATGATTGTGCAAGTTCTACATTAAAATAAGTGTCTCTTTATAAGAGAAAGATATTTATTAGAAACACAGTCTGACTTGAGCTGCCCCCGATAGCGTGAAGTATTACAGAGTATATTCATGAAGAACAATGAATATTAGTggtaaattaaaacatttaacattATTTCTTTGATCTATTTAAGTATGAAATGAGCCTTATTAATACAGGATTGTAAATCAACTTTACTAAACCATTTAGAGACCTCCTAAAACTATTTACCACCATGGAATTGATGCGATGGACTGCCCTAGTTGAAGAATATGGGAAAGAATTGAGAGAAGGATCCCTCGACAGTCCTGCAACAGATGTTTTTGGCTGTACAGAGGAAGGTGAAAAGAGATGGAAAGATTTAAAGAATAGAGTTGTGGAACATGTAAGTATGGCTGTCTTTAAGCATTAGCTATATATTCAGTGCCTCAActaaaaatgctttttgcttGCCATATTTTAGttacaaagagaaacagaagaagtaTGTAGTATAAAGCATCAGATAAGTTGCCTTTTCCATTGTGTTATATTTTCAACATTGTATTTGCTTGTGTATCTTTATTATAGATAGGTATTTGGCACAGTTGCCAGAAAAAAGTTGCACTCAAAGTGTGAGATTTAGCATTCCCATTTCAATAGAGCAGAAACTTGAAAGTTGTGCTTTATATTAAATTCATAATTAGTTGATTTCATTACTTAATAATTTGTCATGTAGAGACTTTTATACCTTTTACAAGCAAAAGAACTGTGTGTTCACAGCTCCCTCACGTACCTTATGCTGGACTGCCATTAGAGCACTACAGCTCCTAATTTGCTTTTAACATTGACTTTTATATTTTTGCAGCCTGCTTCAATTATTTTTTGAACATAACCCTCTACTCTGAACACTTTTATTCCAGAATATTAGAATAATGGCTAAATATTATACCAGAATTACAATGAAGAGAATGGCACAGCTCCTGGATCTCTCCGTTGATGTAAGTGTTGCTTTGCTTATCCTTCTGTATAAAGAATGTGGaagtgtatgtgtgcatgtgtttgtggcAATAATGTAAGTATGCAGCAgagtaacattttcttttaatttgactTCTCTTTTTAGCTTAAAAAGGTCTGTAAGTGATGCCATAGATCATCATTGCATTGTTTTACAGACAATGCAGAAAGAAGTAGCATTGTAGAAATATGCTGCTTGGTACAAAATTCTCAGGGTTTACACTTGTGTGTTTATGAATGTTCATGGATATAGTATCTATCATTGTATCTGTATATATCTGTCTTTGTATTATCCTTGCGGCTCTCCTGGCTTCATCCTTAGTCTAATTTCCCTGTTTGTGTTACCAGTGCTTTTCAGCTCTTACAGAAAGAACAAAGTGTGCTATAGTGATATACAGGGAGCATTAACTGAACTTTAGTTCGTAGGGTTCTTTTTATGAGAAGTGGTGTAAAAGTCTATTGGGAGTAATAGTATTAATTTGAATGTTTGTCACTTTACTAGTCAATATGAAGACCTGAGTGTATTTTCATGCCTTTATGGGAgttagaaaactgttttttaatcCAGGCAGAACTCAATTTCATGATGCATGTGCCTGTAAGGCAAAAGCTGCTCATAAAATTCATTTATATTCAAGGTCTTATTTAAAAGCTGGAACTTCTTGTCTTGTGTTTCAGTGTTAAAAAGTTCTTGTCAATGGGTGATTAAAACTGACTGAAGGTACAGGGTTTCTCACCTTTAAATGTCCCTGTTTATAGATGGTTGTACTTTGGGAACACGGGGTGGAGTAGTCTTGCTGTCATCACCCTTTGTGTTTTCAAGAGCTTTCCAAAAAGATTCGTACATCATGGCATATTGGTATGTCAAGTGCAAATGAAAAGCTTTACCCTACTGTCTTTTAATTAAATCTGCTCTTGCCCACAAACTTGGAATAAACCTTCTTTGACAGTGGTCAGTAATTCACACGTATTTTCCTATGCCTTGCTTGTCAGACGGCTTGTTTCGATATCTCTGTAGCCAAGTACTCCAAAGTGTAAAAGTGTGTTGGTGTAGTACATTAGAAACTTCTAATTTCATGAAAGATAATCAAATATAGgtcaaatgggggaaaaaaaaaaaagattatgccAATACCTTGCAGTGCCAACATGTGTAATATtattgtgtggtttttttgtaagTACAatattttacagctgtatttcTGTTAAGTATAAAGAAAATCTTGTTCCTTGTGCTTTAATGCTGTTTGGGAGGAATTCTGGTGTTTTTGTAgataaaaatgctgttttcttgacTTGGTGCTGTTTGTCTTTACAGGAATCGGAGGAGTTCCTGTCTAACCTAGTAGTTAATAAGACCATCTTTGCTAAAGTAGACAGGCTGGCAGGAATTATCAATTTTCAGAGGCCTAAGGACCCAAACAACATACTCAATGACTGGTCTCACAAGCTCAACTCACTAATGGCCCTAGTTAACAAAACcacacatctcattgccaaagagGAGATGATACATAACCTGCAGTAAGGTGCCTCAATAATCTCAGTGCTTTTAAAGAAGGCATTAAATCTTCATAATAGAGACTATTATTATGGTGTGTATATGGTTTGTTTTCTCCCTGTCAAGCCTTCCTGGTCTAAATTTTAGAACATAATTCTGAAATTCCTGTTGGCAATTAAGTTCCCTTGATGATTCATTCAGTTGTTAAATGTTTTTGCTACAATTGGTGAAAGAAC
This window of the Accipiter gentilis chromosome 10, bAccGen1.1, whole genome shotgun sequence genome carries:
- the PSMD12 gene encoding 26S proteasome non-ATPase regulatory subunit 12 isoform X3; amino-acid sequence: MAEGGAERADGRIVKMEVDYSATVDQRLPECERLAQEGRLQEVIENLLSLEKQTRTASDMVSTSRILVAIVKMCYEAKDWDALNENIILLSKRRSQLKQAVAKMVQQCCTYVEDITDLPVKLRLIDTLRMVTEGKIYVEIERARLTKTLATIKEQNGEVKEAASILQELQVETYGSMEKKERVEFILEQMRLCLAVKDYIRTQIISKKINTKFFQEENTEKLKLKYYNLMIQLDQHEGSYLSICKHYRAIYDTPCIQAESEKWQQALKSVVLYVILSPYDNEQSDLVHRISSDKKLEEIPKYKDLLKLFTTMELMRWTALVEEYGKELREGSLDSPATDVFGCTEEGEKRWKDLKNRVVEHPASIIF
- the PSMD12 gene encoding 26S proteasome non-ATPase regulatory subunit 12 isoform X1, producing the protein MAEGGAERADGRIVKMEVDYSATVDQRLPECERLAQEGRLQEVIENLLSLEKQTRTASDMVSTSRILVAIVKMCYEAKDWDALNENIILLSKRRSQLKQAVAKMVQQCCTYVEDITDLPVKLRLIDTLRMVTEGKIYVEIERARLTKTLATIKEQNGEVKEAASILQELQVETYGSMEKKERVEFILEQMRLCLAVKDYIRTQIISKKINTKFFQEENTEKLKLKYYNLMIQLDQHEGSYLSICKHYRAIYDTPCIQAESEKWQQALKSVVLYVILSPYDNEQSDLVHRISSDKKLEEIPKYKDLLKLFTTMELMRWTALVEEYGKELREGSLDSPATDVFGCTEEGEKRWKDLKNRVVEHNIRIMAKYYTRITMKRMAQLLDLSVDESEEFLSNLVVNKTIFAKVDRLAGIINFQRPKDPNNILNDWSHKLNSLMALVNKTTHLIAKEEMIHNLQ
- the PSMD12 gene encoding 26S proteasome non-ATPase regulatory subunit 12 isoform X2, which encodes MAEGGAERADGRIVKMEVDYSATVDQRLPECERLAQEGRLQEVIENLLSLEKQTRTASDMVSTSRILVAIVKMCYEAKDWDALNENIILLSKRRSQLKQAVAKMVQQCCTYVEDITDLPVKLRLIDTLRMVTEGKIYVEIERARLTKTLATIKEQNGEVKEAASILQELQVETYGSMEKKERVEFILEQMRLCLAVKDYIRTQIISKKINTKFFQEENTEKLKLKYYNLMIQLDQHEGSYLSICKHYRAIYDTPCIQAESEKWQQALKSVVLYVILSPYDNEQSDLVHRISSDKKLEEIPKYKDLLKLFTTMELMRWTALVEEYGKELREGSLDSPATDVFGCTEEGEKRWKDLKNRVVEHNIRIMAKYYTRITMKRMAQLLDLSVDMVVLWEHGVE